Genomic DNA from Nitrospirota bacterium:
CGAGAAAGCTGGCGAGATGATCAGGAGCTTTGAATCAACGGCAAAGTCTGTGGATAAGACCTCGAAATCACTTGACCGTGTTATCGATTACCAGTCAAGGAATATCGAAAATCTCATCAATACGATGACAAGCACTACAGAAGAACTGCAGGAACTTCTCCGGGAAATAAAGCACAAGCCATGGAGCATCATTTACAAGGAAAAAAGAGGTGAGTGAGATGCAGCGATTTTTTGTTGTCATTTTGTCAGTCTTCCTGATTGCAGCGTGTACCATGCCGGTTACGAAAATTTACAGTATATATGTCGATACTTCAGCAAAAAAAGAGAGAGTGAAAGAGAGGGGATTCACATCGAATCCACCTGCGGAACGATCCGTTGCAATTTTAGTCGATGTCCCGAGGTATCTCTCCCAGCCATACATCGCCTATCGCACGTCACCTTATCAGCTTGAAATTTCGCGGTACTCAAAATGGGAGGCTCCACCGGGTGACATGGTAAGGGAATTATTCAGGGAAAAGCTTTTCCTGTCAGGATATTTTCATGAAGTGAGAGCTTCCAGCGTGGTTCCGGAAGGGTTTTATGCACTTGAGATAAAAATGAAAAAGTTCGAACGGTTTGATGATGCTGACGGATCATTCGGAGACCTTCTGTTAGAAATAAAAATGACCTCTCCGGACAACAGGGAGATATACTATGGAACCATGGCAGGACATGTTCGTCTCGCTGACAAGTCATTTCTGAGCCTTGCCATGGGATTAAGCAAAGCGCTTTCTGATTCCATTGATGGGGTAATCGATGATATTGCCGGTGTTTTGAGTAACTGACTGAGGG
This window encodes:
- a CDS encoding ABC-type transport auxiliary lipoprotein family protein gives rise to the protein MQRFFVVILSVFLIAACTMPVTKIYSIYVDTSAKKERVKERGFTSNPPAERSVAILVDVPRYLSQPYIAYRTSPYQLEISRYSKWEAPPGDMVRELFREKLFLSGYFHEVRASSVVPEGFYALEIKMKKFERFDDADGSFGDLLLEIKMTSPDNREIYYGTMAGHVRLADKSFLSLAMGLSKALSDSIDGVIDDIAGVLSN